The genomic segment GGCGGCGGCCGTCAACGGGCGATCACCGATGATGCCAAGATCCCGGAAACTGCGGCAGCCGAGTTCCGGCTCTATCAGTCCCCGGCCTGGTCGCCTGATAGCCGCCGCATCGCCTTTATCGGGGTTCGCGGCGCGCAGGATACCCCTGGAACGGCCAGCATATTTGTGGCCTCACCAGATGGGGCCGAGCGCAGAGAGGTGTTCACCAGCCAGGAACGCGTCCCATTCTACCTATATTGGTCACCGGACGGCGAGCGTCTGAGTTTCCTGGCGACGGTGATAGCGACAGGTAACACCGTTCTACAAACAGTTCCCGTCAGTGGCGGCGAAGCCCAGGTGGTAGACGCCGGCCAGCCGTACTACTGGGTCTGGTCGCCTGATAGCCGACGGATGCTCATCCATGCTGGTGGGGAAGCCCTTACACCATCGGCAGAGCGGCTGGCGTTTTTGACTCTGAACGGCGAGGTCGTCGAGGAAGGGATGACCGTACGGCCAGCTCGCTTTCAGGCGCCAGCCTGGTCGCCGAATGGACGACGGCTCCTGCTCGCCGCTCGAACCACTGAGGGAAAAAGCGCGCTGCTGCTGGCCGATCCGCAAGGGGCGGTCGAGAAGGAGCTGGCCACGTTTGAGGGGACAATCGCTTTCGGTTGGTCACCCGACAGCAAGAAGATCGCTTACATCGCCGGCGAAGACCAACAGCCAGGTGTGGTAGGACGGCTAACGGTCATAGACGCAGAGAAGCCCATGGCCGTCAAAACAGCTCAGGAAGACCGGATCGCAGCCTTCTTCTGGTCGCCCGATAGCCGGAAGATCGCCTATTTCGTGCCATCGGTGCTCTCACCTACGCCGGAGCCCAATCAAGCCGAGAAATCCGCGCGGTCCGAGCAGCCACAACAGCTCACGGTACTGCTAACTTTGCACGTATTTGACGTCCAGCGCGGCCGGGATCGGCGGATTGCTACCTTTCAGCCTACCAGTCAGTTCCTAGGCATTCTGCCGTACTTCGACCAATATCAGCGGTCGGCGACGATCTGGTCACCGGACAGTCGCAACTTGGTCTTACCGGCATATGCCTCCGATGGCAAACCGGGGATTTGGGTCGTGCCTGCCTCGGGGGCCATGGAAATGCGCTACCTGGCTGATGGCCTTCTAGCCTTTTGGTCATGGAAATAAAGCCGCTCACCGGAGGCAAAGCATCGAAAGGAATCAAGATGACATTGTTGGTCGGCATTGATATCGGCACCACAAGCGGCAAAGCCATCGTCCTCGATGTCGCCACGGGACAGACCGTGGCGAGCGCTGAAGCCCCTACACCGGCGGTCCGGGTGGGGCCGAACCAAGTGGAGCATGACCCAGAGGCGATCTGGGCGATGGCTGCGGGTTTAATTCGCACAGTGGTGGAGGCTACAGGTCGGTCACAGGAGATCGTGGGCGTGGCCGTGAGCAGCGTAGGGGAAGCCGGCGTTTTCCTCGATGCGAATGATCGGCCCCTCTATCCGATCATCGCCTGGCATGACGGCCGTACGGTCGAACAGGAGGCCTTGTGGCAGCAACGGGTCTCGCCGGAGCGGCAGTTCGCCATCACCGGCCTGCCGCCGGGGCACATCTTCACGCTGCTTAAGCTGATGTGGCTGCAAGCTCATCGGCCGGAGGCATTTGCGCGGCTTCGGCGCTGGCTGAGCGTCGCTGATTACATCGCCTGGCGGCTATGTGGAGTGCCGGCGATCAGCACCTCACAAGCCTCTCGCACGATGGCATTCGACGTGGGAAGGCTGCGCTGGTCCGAGGAGATGTGCGCGGCAGCCGGGATCTCGCCGGCGATCTTTCCGGAGCCGTTGCCGGCGGGCCAGGCGCTGGGACTGGTTCGCCCTACCGCTCGCTCGGAGACTGGGCTTCCCTCTCACGCTCAGGTGGTGACCGGCGGGCATGACCACGTCTGCGCCGCGCTGGCAGCGGGCGCGTTTCGGCCGGAGGTTGTGCTAGACTCCACAGGCACAACGGAGGCACTGCTAGCTACCTTAGAGCGCCCGCACCTGGACGAGAGCATCCGCCGGCTGGAGTTATGCTGCGGTTGCCATGTGGCACCTGGACGTTTCTATCTGCTCGGCGGCGTACTGGGGGTGGGACCACTGATTGACCGCTTGGCAGCCGCAGTGGCGCCTGGAC from the Anaerolineae bacterium genome contains:
- a CDS encoding FGGY family carbohydrate kinase: MTLLVGIDIGTTSGKAIVLDVATGQTVASAEAPTPAVRVGPNQVEHDPEAIWAMAAGLIRTVVEATGRSQEIVGVAVSSVGEAGVFLDANDRPLYPIIAWHDGRTVEQEALWQQRVSPERQFAITGLPPGHIFTLLKLMWLQAHRPEAFARLRRWLSVADYIAWRLCGVPAISTSQASRTMAFDVGRLRWSEEMCAAAGISPAIFPEPLPAGQALGLVRPTARSETGLPSHAQVVTGGHDHVCAALAAGAFRPEVVLDSTGTTEALLATLERPHLDESIRRLELCCGCHVAPGRFYLLGGVLGVGPLIDRLAAAVAPGLPLAEARERLTEQARCSEPGARGVWMLPFLAGAGSPERDPEASAAIMGLREHHTWADVARAAFEGLCYEMRTLLEAMISGAGIPRPVIRAVGGGAANDFWLQLKADMTGRAVERPLAREGGALGAALLAGMGVGVFPDAEAAYACVATTPMRFTPDSASQAYYEERYRSGYLPLSRTARRVDRLQASG